In one window of Leucoraja erinacea ecotype New England unplaced genomic scaffold, Leri_hhj_1 Leri_451S, whole genome shotgun sequence DNA:
- the si:ch73-256g18.2 gene encoding small integral membrane protein 36, whose amino-acid sequence MEFYLEIDPVTLNLIILIASYVILLLVFLISCILYDCRGKDPSKEYGPEMDKPIQSPIQLVVMQNTVDAHLSNNKPTITENKKQLPGSRSTLV is encoded by the coding sequence ATGGAGTTTTATTTGGAGATAGACCCTGTAACATTGAACCTGATTATACTTATTGCAAGTTATGTGATTCTGCTTTTGGTTTTTCTTATTTCTTGcattttgtatgactgcagaggtAAAGATCCCAGTAAGGAATATGGTCCTGAAATGGACAAACCTATCCAGTCTCCAATTCAGTTGGTGGTGATGCAGAATACAGTGGATGCTCACCTCAGTAACAATAAACCTACCATCACAGAAAATAAGAAACAACTACCAGGGTCGAGAAGCACTTTGGTGTAG